The Comamonas sp. lk genome contains the following window.
CATGGGCAGCATGGGCAGCCTGCTCTGGGGTGTGCCTCTGCCGGGCGTGCAAATGCTCGGCGGCGTGCTCAACCAGTTCCTGTCGCCCTACCAGACCAATCCGCTCAATATCAACCCGCTGCGCCAGTTGCTGATGCGGGTGGTGGATTTCGAGCAGCTCATGCACACGGCCAACCAGGACGTGGTGCCCAAGCTGTTTGTCTGCGCCACCAATGTGCGCACGGGGCGCGGCAAGATCTTCTCGGGCGAGCAGGTGACGGCCGATGCCATCATGGCTTCGGCCTGCCTGCCACAGCTGTTCAAGGCTGTGGAAATCGAGGGCGAGCACTACTGGGACGGCGGTTTTTCAGGCAATCCGGCCCTGTACCCGCTGATTTACGGCACCAAGGCCAGAGACATTCTGCTGGTGCAGATCAATCCCAAGAACTCGGAGGAGCTGCCGGCCACGGCCAGCGACATCATGGATCGCATGAACGAGGTCACGTTCAACGCCAGCTTGCTGGCCGAGTTGCGGGCCATCGAGTTCGTGGTGCGCATGCTGGAGGAAAAGCGCCTGGATACCGAGCGCTACAAACATGTGCTCATGCACCGCATCGATGGCGGGGCCGTGCTCAAACGCTATGGCGCTTCGAGCAAGATCCGCGCCGATATCGGCATGGTGCGCGATATGTTTGCCCTGGGCCGGGAGCAGGGCGAACGCTGGTTGCATGACAACCGTCAGCATATAGGCGTCAAGCAGACTCTGGGTTTCAACGACAATGCCGTGTAGAACTTTTGTATTCTTGAGGCTATGCACGATCCCAACTGCCTGTTTTGCCGTATTGCCAAGGGCGAGATTCCTTCCCGCAAGGTGTATGAAGACGAAGAGGTCTTTGCCTTTCACGATATCCACCCCGGCGCACCCGTGCATTTCTTGATGATTCCCAAGAAGCACGTGGCCTCGCTGGCCCAGGTTTCTGCCGAAGACGCTCCCTTGCTGGGCCGCATGCTGGCTCTGGCGCCGCAGCTGGCGCTGGAGCAGGGCTGCAACCCCTACCCCGAAGGGGGTTACCGCGTGGTGGTCAATACCGGCACGGAAGGCGGGCAGGAAGTGCATCACCTGCATCTGCACGTCATGGGCGGCCCTCGTCCCTGGCTCAAAGGCTAAAGACCCCAGCCCACACTCGCGCGGATGTTTGACAAGCCTGCATAAAGCCGTGCGCAGCAGGCTTTTTGGGCTATTGCCGTCTGTCTGACATAAGCCACGTCTAAAATGGTTTGCATTTCTTAGGAGATTCTCATGGGCTCTTTTTCTATCTGGCACTGGCTGATCGTGCTGGCCATCGTGGTTCTGGTGTTTGGCACCAAGAAGCTCAAGAACATCGGTAGCGACCTGGGCGGTGCCGTCAAGGGTTTCAAGGACGGTATCAAGGAAGGCGGAGCGCCTGAGAATACCGACGCGGCTGCGGGTCAGGTTGCCAATCAGGCTGCTGCCGACAAGAACACCATTGACGTTCAAGCCAAGCAAAAAAGCTGATCTGGCACGCTGATACATGTTTGATATTGGCCTGTCCAAAATGGCGCTCATAGGAGCCGTGGCCCTGGTGGTCATCGGCCCCGAGAAGCTGCCGCGCGTTGCCCGCATGGTGGGCACGATGCTTGGAAGGGCGCAGCGCTATGTGTCCGATGTCAAGGCCGAGGTCAATCGTTCCATGGAGCTCGACGAGCTTCGCAAGATGAAGGACTCGGTGGAGGGCGCGGCCCGCGATGTGGAGCAAAGCATTCACAGCCACACGTCCGACCTTGAAAAAGGCTTGAGCGATGCGACTCGGGATTTGCGCGACGATGCGCCCATGACCTCGGCATCGTCCTTTGATTCCGGTGCCGATTACGGCTACGGTTCCGATACGCACAGTGCGGTGGCGCCCACCTACCATCACCCGCGCAAGAACTGGCGTGTGAAGCGCGCTGCCGTGCCCCAGTGGTACAAGGCGCGCTCGGGCGTGCGCGCCAGGGTTCAGTCAGGTGCGGCGCGCGTGGCGCGTTTTCGCCCGCAAAAGTTGCGTTAGACATGAAGATGCGCAGCCCTGTGGCTGTGAGTAGGGCAGCGCAGGCTGCCACTTTCAGGCATCTTCATGCCTCAGTGCCCGTGACTACGGGCGTTTTGCTTTCTGTTTCAAGCGTACAGAGCCGCAGCGGCTCTGGCGCTGTTTTGCACCATGTCCGAATCCTCTCCTAAAGACGACGAACTTGCCGGCACCGAGCAGCCGTTTGTGCAGCACCTGATGGAGCTGCGCGACCGTTTGCTGTATTGCATCTACGGTATTGGCGTAGGCATAGCCGTGCTGATGTTCTGGCCCGGTCCGGACGGCTTGATTGACTTCATCGCGATGCCGATCAAGGAGCACATGCCGCCCGGAGCCAAGCTGATTGCGGTAGGTGTTTTCTCGCCGTTCTTCGTGCCGCTCAAGGTGCTGATGATGGTGGCGGTGCTGCTGGCCCTGCCTTGGCTGATGTACCAGGTATGGGCTTTTGTGGCGCCGGGTCTGTACAGCCATGAAAAGAAGTTTGCGCTGCCGCTGATCCTGTTCGGCAGCTTGCTGGCCTATGCCGGCATTGCTTTTGTGCAGTTCTTTGTGCTGGGCAATATGTTCAAGTTCATCCAGCACTTCACGCCTTCAAGCGTGGCTGCGACGCCCGACATCGCCTCGTATGTGGAAGCGATTTTGTCGCTCTACATCGCTTTTGCCGCCGCGTTCCAGGTGCCGATTGTGGTGATGCTGCTGGTGCGTTTTGGCCTGGTGGAGATCGAGAAACTCAAGTCCTTCCGCGGCTACTTTGTGGTGCTGGCCTTTGTCATTGCAGCCGTGATCACGCCTCCGGATGTGATCTCCCAGCTGGCGCTGGCCATTCCCATGTGCCTGCTGTACGAGGTGGGTATTCTGGGTGCTGGCTGGTTCAGCCGCATCTCCAAGGCGCCAGACGAGGCGGAGGCGTCAGACGCAGCAATGGACAAACCAGCGGACAAGCCCGCAGACGGCAGCTGATCCAGCGCCTCACTTTCATGCCAAGCCCCAGGAGCAATCCTGGGGCTTTTGTTTTGATAGCTGTTTGCGCCTGTTCTGAATGACTTTCAAGCCCATCGTGACCTGAAGTGGATTGATTGCATGCGCTTGTAGCTATGAAGTTTGATAGCTTTGATGCAGTGCGACCGTAAAAAAGCCAGTGACGCGGCACTGGCTGATTTGGGAAGGCGTTGTGGCGCTCAGCGGCGTGGGCCTTGCGTTTGCCGGTTGGCCGGCGGGCGTATGCCGGGGGTGATGTCGAGCATGACTTCGCTATCGCCTCGGCGCACATTGAACTTGGAGGCTTCGCCAGGCTTGAGCGAAGCCACGGCGGTGAGCAGCTCGGAGACATTGCGCGTGGGCAACTCGCCCACCTTCACGATCACATCGCCGGGACGCATGCCGGCCTGGGCGGCAGGGCCAGCCTGCAGCACGCCGGTAATGATGACGCCAGCACTGGCCTTCACGCCAAAGGTCTCGGCCAACTCGGGCGAGAGTTCGTTGGGCTCCACGCCAATCCAGCCGCGGGTGACCTTGCCGTCCTTGACGATGCCGTCCAGCACCATCTTGGCGGTGGAGACCGGAATGGCAAAGCCAATGCCCATGCTGCCGCCGGAGCGCGAGTAGATGGCGGTGTTGATGCCCAGCAGATTGCCTTCGGCATCCACCAGTGCGCCGCCGGAGTTGCCGGGATTGATAGCCGCATCGGTCTGGATGAAGTTCTCGAAGGTGTTGATGCCCAGCTGGCTACGGCCCAGAGCGCTGATGATGCCGCTGGTCACCGTCTGGCCCACGCCAAAGGGGTTGCCGATGGCCAGCACGCGGTCGCCCACGGCGACCTGGTCGGAATTGCCCAGCACGATGACGGGGAGTTTTTCCAGTTCGATCTTCAAAATGGCCAGATCGGTCTCAGGGTCCGTGCCAATCACCTTGGCCTTGGCCTGGCGGCTGTCGGTCAGCGTGACTTCGATATCGTCTGCACCCTCGACCACATGGTTGTTGGTGAGTATGTAGCCATCTTGGCTGATGATGACGCCGCTACCCAAACCAGATTGCTCTTGCGGGCCTTGCTCGCCAAAGAAGAACTGGAACCAGGGATCGTTGGCGCGCGGGTGGCGCACCTCCTTGCTGGTGTTGATGCTGACCACGGCCGGCGCGGCTTTGCGTGCGGCCGGGGCAAAGCTGCCCGGGGCCACTTCACCGGCAGGCGTAGGCGGTGCCTGCAGCAGCGAGATGCCGGCGTTGCTACGGATATTTCGGCTCCCAAGCCAACTAGGCTGTAGGGTTGCCACTACGAAATAGATAGCGACCAGGGCGGTGACTACCTGAGAAAACAGCAACCAGGTGCGTTTCATGTAATGCGTATGAAGAAGGTGAGAGACAAGCCCGCATTGTGAGGCATGGGCGCTGGCGCGTCTGCAGCACTTGCTTGCTAGGGCGGCTTTACTTAGCGCAAACCGGCGGCGGCTGCAGGCCGGCAAGGCATAGGAATGTTGGCGTCTAAAGTTTTGCGCGCCGTTCAGTGATGAGTACAAACCCTAGAATGGTTTATCGACTGCGCTTATGCCGCCGTTTTCTGAGGTCCGGGCTCATCCGGCTTGTGCCATCAGTTGTTCAAGGTCCTACAGCTTGGCCTTGCAAAACTCGGTCTGCCGCTGCACGTTGACCCGTTGCAGCTGGCTTATCCGCGCTGTCCTGTTGTTTGATTTGGGAAACACCATGACTACGCTTGATCTCGCGCAGCCGGCCACCACGCCGGCTGTTGCGTCTAATCGTCCTCTGAACCGAGAGGATTACAAGACCCTGGGCTTATCGGCTCTGGGCGGAACGCTGGAGTTTTACGACTTCGTGGTGTTCGTCTTTTTCGCCAATGTGATTGGCACGCTGTTCTTCCCGACCGATCTGCCCGATTGGATGCGCCAGCTGCAGACGCTGGGCATTTTTGCGGCCGGCTATCTGGCCCGCCCTCTGGGGGGCATCATCATTGCCCACTATGGTGACAAGATCGGCCGCAAGAAGATGTTCAGCCTGTCCATCTTTTTGATGGCCGTGCCTACTCTGGTCATCGGCCTGCTGCCCACCTATGAAGCCATTGGCATCGCTGCACCGCTGCTGTTGCTGGCCATGCGCGTGTTACAAGGTGCGGCGATTGGCGGCGAAATGCCGGGTGCCTGGGTTTTTGTGGCCGAGCATTCGCCGGTCAAGAACTACGGCCTGGCCATTGGCACGCTGACTTCGGGCATCACCGGCGGCATTTTCCTGGGTTCCATCTTCGGTGTCTGGCTCAACAGCGTGTACAGCCAGGCCGAGATTCATGACTGGGCCTGGCGCCTGCCCTTTATTTTGGGCGGCGTGTTTGGTCTGGTGTCGGTGTATCTGCGCAAGTTTCTGCACGAGACGCCCATCTTTCAGGAGCTGCAGGCCCGCAAGGCGGTTGACCGCGAGTTGCCCATCAAGACCATTTTGCGCGAGCACCGCCAGGCCTGCGTGGTGGTGGCGCTGATGACCTGGGTGCTGTCCACGGCCATCGTGGTGGTGATTTTGTTCACCCCCGCCTATCTGCAAAAAGTCTTTCATATCGCGCCGGCCATGGCGCTCAAGGCCAATGCCGTGGCGACCGTGACGCTGACCATAGGCTGTGTGTTCTGGGGCTGGCTGTCCGACAAGCTGGGTACGCGCGCGGCCATGGTTCTGGGCTGGGGGGGTATGACGGCCACCACCTATCTGTTCTATATGAACCTGCCGGGCACTGAGGCTTCGCTGATCTGCACCTATGCCACCGTGGGCTTTTTTGTGGGCGCCATTTCTCTGCTGCCTGTGGTGGGCGTGCGTGCCTTCCCGGCTGAAGTACGCTTTACCGGTCTTTCCTTCTCCTACAACATGGCCTATGCCGTGTTCGGCGGACTGACGCCCATGCTGGTATCGGTATGGCAGCAGGTGGATGTGATGGCCCCGGCCCACTATGTGGCGGCCATGGGTGTTCTGGGTGTAGCCATGGGCTTCTGGCCCTTGGCCTGCAAGGGCTGGCAAGCTCGCTCGTGAGCAGCGAGGCTTGAGGCATAAAAAAGGAGCGCTTGAAGCGCTCCTTTTGTTTTGGCACGCGATGTGCCATGGTTGCCGTCTTAGTGGCGGCGGTGCTGAGGTGCACCTGTAGGGGCGGAGCCCGAACGTTCGATGTGACGGAAAGTAAGGCGACCCTTGTTCAGGTCGTAAGGAGACATCTCCAGCGTGACCTTGTCGCCAGCCAGTACGCGAATACGGTGCTTGCGCATCTTGCCGCCCGAATAGGCGATCAGTTGATGGCCGTTTTCCAGGGTGACGCGAAAGCGGGCATCGGGCAGCACTTCATCCACTCTGCCTTGCATTTCAATCAGTTCTTCTTTGGCCAATGGGGCTCCCTTCGAATAAGGTTGGTAAGTGTGATGTGATTAGTTGAGCTGGTTGCACAGAACCATGCTACGCCCTTCTGTCAGGGCATATTTGTTGGCAATCGACTGGCTGTCGAATTGCTCGATAAAGCTGAAGATGCGGTCATATTTCCCGCGGCGAATAGAGACTGCAGCGGCAACTTTGCCGCTGTGGGTAATTTGGGTGAGCGGAGTAACAACGTAGTTGCCGACACGCTCTGTGATTTGTGTTGTATTCATCGTGTCAACGACGGCAGGCACCAATGAGGGGCAAACCATCAGAAAATAAAAGGATAGAAAAAGAAGATCAAGACTCGCCAGGTCTGCTGGGGCTTGAAGAAGCTCGCCTAAAAAAGTGAGACAGCCGGATTGCTTCAATGGAAGTTCGGCCACGTGCGGCGTGAGAGTCGCGTGTGAGTCAGACAAGCGCTGTAGGGGCGGGCAAA
Protein-coding sequences here:
- a CDS encoding patatin-like phospholipase family protein — translated: MAAASSQTVLNLALQGGGSHGALTWGVLDALLEDDELVLEGISGTSAGAMNAVVLAHGFAQAAAQESDTQEARRLGRTLARQALAELWEGVGSMGSMGSLLWGVPLPGVQMLGGVLNQFLSPYQTNPLNINPLRQLLMRVVDFEQLMHTANQDVVPKLFVCATNVRTGRGKIFSGEQVTADAIMASACLPQLFKAVEIEGEHYWDGGFSGNPALYPLIYGTKARDILLVQINPKNSEELPATASDIMDRMNEVTFNASLLAELRAIEFVVRMLEEKRLDTERYKHVLMHRIDGGAVLKRYGASSKIRADIGMVRDMFALGREQGERWLHDNRQHIGVKQTLGFNDNAV
- a CDS encoding MFS transporter; amino-acid sequence: MTTLDLAQPATTPAVASNRPLNREDYKTLGLSALGGTLEFYDFVVFVFFANVIGTLFFPTDLPDWMRQLQTLGIFAAGYLARPLGGIIIAHYGDKIGRKKMFSLSIFLMAVPTLVIGLLPTYEAIGIAAPLLLLAMRVLQGAAIGGEMPGAWVFVAEHSPVKNYGLAIGTLTSGITGGIFLGSIFGVWLNSVYSQAEIHDWAWRLPFILGGVFGLVSVYLRKFLHETPIFQELQARKAVDRELPIKTILREHRQACVVVALMTWVLSTAIVVVILFTPAYLQKVFHIAPAMALKANAVATVTLTIGCVFWGWLSDKLGTRAAMVLGWGGMTATTYLFYMNLPGTEASLICTYATVGFFVGAISLLPVVGVRAFPAEVRFTGLSFSYNMAYAVFGGLTPMLVSVWQQVDVMAPAHYVAAMGVLGVAMGFWPLACKGWQARS
- a CDS encoding trypsin-like peptidase domain-containing protein; protein product: MKRTWLLFSQVVTALVAIYFVVATLQPSWLGSRNIRSNAGISLLQAPPTPAGEVAPGSFAPAARKAAPAVVSINTSKEVRHPRANDPWFQFFFGEQGPQEQSGLGSGVIISQDGYILTNNHVVEGADDIEVTLTDSRQAKAKVIGTDPETDLAILKIELEKLPVIVLGNSDQVAVGDRVLAIGNPFGVGQTVTSGIISALGRSQLGINTFENFIQTDAAINPGNSGGALVDAEGNLLGINTAIYSRSGGSMGIGFAIPVSTAKMVLDGIVKDGKVTRGWIGVEPNELSPELAETFGVKASAGVIITGVLQAGPAAQAGMRPGDVIVKVGELPTRNVSELLTAVASLKPGEASKFNVRRGDSEVMLDITPGIRPPANRQTQGPRR
- a CDS encoding histidine triad nucleotide-binding protein, with the translated sequence MHDPNCLFCRIAKGEIPSRKVYEDEEVFAFHDIHPGAPVHFLMIPKKHVASLAQVSAEDAPLLGRMLALAPQLALEQGCNPYPEGGYRVVVNTGTEGGQEVHHLHLHVMGGPRPWLKG
- the tatC gene encoding twin-arginine translocase subunit TatC encodes the protein MSESSPKDDELAGTEQPFVQHLMELRDRLLYCIYGIGVGIAVLMFWPGPDGLIDFIAMPIKEHMPPGAKLIAVGVFSPFFVPLKVLMMVAVLLALPWLMYQVWAFVAPGLYSHEKKFALPLILFGSLLAYAGIAFVQFFVLGNMFKFIQHFTPSSVAATPDIASYVEAILSLYIAFAAAFQVPIVVMLLVRFGLVEIEKLKSFRGYFVVLAFVIAAVITPPDVISQLALAIPMCLLYEVGILGAGWFSRISKAPDEAEASDAAMDKPADKPADGS
- the infA gene encoding translation initiation factor IF-1, with the protein product MAKEELIEMQGRVDEVLPDARFRVTLENGHQLIAYSGGKMRKHRIRVLAGDKVTLEMSPYDLNKGRLTFRHIERSGSAPTGAPQHRRH
- the tatA gene encoding Sec-independent protein translocase subunit TatA, yielding MGSFSIWHWLIVLAIVVLVFGTKKLKNIGSDLGGAVKGFKDGIKEGGAPENTDAAAGQVANQAAADKNTIDVQAKQKS
- the tatB gene encoding Sec-independent protein translocase protein TatB, with translation MFDIGLSKMALIGAVALVVIGPEKLPRVARMVGTMLGRAQRYVSDVKAEVNRSMELDELRKMKDSVEGAARDVEQSIHSHTSDLEKGLSDATRDLRDDAPMTSASSFDSGADYGYGSDTHSAVAPTYHHPRKNWRVKRAAVPQWYKARSGVRARVQSGAARVARFRPQKLR